The Candida orthopsilosis Co 90-125, chromosome 3 draft sequence sequence ataaaattgaaattaaaaacgataaagaaagaaattcaCCTGAACACacaaaatattgatttattcGTTAAATCGGATGTGGACAACCTTTTACCTAcgttgaaacaaattttgattgttgagGATGAAACTGACAATGTAATTAACCGGATAATAAGTGGTGTTGTGGCATTTGGGAATAAAGAATACGCCTCAACATCTTTCCCATCATTGCTTACCAGATATTGGCTTTTGATATCGTTGGTGGTACTTTATGCACCATCGCAGTCCAGAAATATTTACCACAACCGTTACGAGATAATCCAATGGATTCAATATAATGGAGTTGAGCCAGTAAAGGGattttttgtcaattgGGTTATTAAACCGATCAACGAAATGCTCAATATTTTACGAAgcgatgatgaaattacaTTAACCTCAAGAGACTCCTTGAAATCGGATGTCAAttctttggaaaaaatGGTGTACGAATTTGCTCAGGATAATCACATTGAAACGACTCCCCAATTGGTTGAACAAGACATTAAGAATGGTGACttgaagttggtgatgtCGCGGTATGAGAATGAAATCAGACAACCTATCAAATACCTTATCTCAGGTTCATTATtaagattgattttgattcagGTTCAAAAAGGTAAAGTCGATGGGGCAGTTGCATTAAGCGGTATTGACAAGTTGCTAAAGAGTCAACAGTTGGTATTTGGAATAGTATCAATGAGTCCATCCTTGATTATTTTGTATCAAATTTACAAACACTTCACGCTGGCTAAACCATTACTTGTTAatggaaaacaattgagtaTCGTTTGTCTCAAATGTTTGAACAATATCGAAAGTTTGCTCATCTCGTTACTGAGAAAGAAGGATGAAACGCTGAATAATGTCAACACAGACGAAGGAGAGTTACTCATTGAGattattgatttgatcttgtGCTCAGAGCCACTCATTCCAAAAGAATTACACGAAGATTGGATTAAAGAtttaaatgaattgaacaacAGTGAGTTCGAcgttgaaacaaaattaaagtTAGCGCAGCGCATTTGGAATATGTATGGCAGTTATTTCAAatagttgaatttttcacatTTATTAGAGTAGCAGAGGACAAGCATGTTGCTGGTGTAGTTTAGGGAAGGAACATAGTACTGGCCAACCCTGTATCCGGAATGATGAGAAGACgcagttgatgaaagtgTTAAGTCGGATAGTGATGCCCGAAGGCTGAAAAGAGTTGGAGTCATGGTGGTGTTGTTATATCAAAGCACAATGCTTTATTTTCTCTCTCCACGTATAGAATCTTCTATATATgatattcttttgataCACCCTGTTGTGGTATTGTAGAGTATTTGCTCTGGTGTTTCTTTAATATTTGGGTATCTTGAAGTAGCAAAGTCATGGAGCCAAGTAGTTAGCCCATgtgaattcaaattataCTCTGAACAGCTTTGTCCCGAAGAGAATGAGAGAAAGACGTATAATTAATAAAGTACGGGtgatttcttcttggtGATTATTCCGCTTCTACGATATAAATTTCGAcaccaacttcatcaatgaaagCCTCGCATCCAAAGGGTTGAATTTAATGTGTGACAAATCCAACGATATCTCCTCCTCAAAACAGAACTGATTGACAAGGTAACAAGTAATCATTACTACAAACACACCGCAATCATCAAAGTTGCGTTGCTGATCGCAGTTCAACAGGActatttttattttcccTCGTACCAAGTTTGAACAACTCTCAAGTTTTTTGCATAGATTTTGTAACTGCGAATCTCCtttaacatcatcatcaatcttcATTGAATCGTAAATGTAGAGCTTTTCATCGAGGAGTGAAAGGATCCCCAAAACCCAATGGTCTCCGTTATTTGCAGTTTCCAAGTCCAACTCTTCTAGCGGCTCCTCAATCATGTTAATTGGTAGGAAAATGAAGCGCAGTTTCTTCAAGTCATCCATTGGTAAAAGGTTTTCGATATCAGATGCAGGGAAATGTTGCACTAGTTGTACAACACTGGGAAATAATAACTGAACTTGATTTGTAAATGGTCGGCATTGACCCAGGTTGATGAATGTCTCTTTAATAAGCTCAAAAATAAAGGAGATGTTGTTGTCGTTAAACCATTCTCCAGGGAGGATATGCTCCAAATCAGATTTGTATACAGATATGGAGTGACATTGGGCAACTTTAAAGTCCAAAGCTGTTCCTTTGGCTGTTGGTTTCTTAGCTATTATCTTGTTGTAGATTTGGTTGAGCTCTTGCTTTGCTAGATAAGGCTTGAATGTAGCTTCAATTGCAGTGTTGCTCGAATCTAACTCCATCTGCCTCTGCATCTGTTTCCGTCGCTGTACATTTATCTTTTTCGTTTGGCGTAATTCACGTTTTTCCAGCTTcgtcaatttcttgtttggcGTGGTGTCTTGAGGGGAAAGAGTATTgaactcttcatcaacattttctttttcgatATATTTATGCCAAGGTAGCAGGTCAATTCCATTGGTTGTTATGGTTTGTTTAGAAGGTGCGTAATCGGGATCTATACAGAATCCCTTGTGTTCCCTCCATGCAATAGATGCCATTGTAGCTTCAAGAACAATAGATATCTCATAGGAacagtttgaaaaatgattaattcaatgaaaaattgtaaacattacacaaaaggAGGTCATGTGATTGAACTTGAAAGATTGAAGGACTCCTTTTGATACAGACGTCCTAACGGTGTATGACATGGACAGATAATTCTTGTTATCTCAGAAAGTGGGAAGTTACTTTGGTCTCGAAGGAGTCATAAATCTTGGGGCTATTTCGTGGTTGCAAATGTAAACATTAGTGACGGAGAAAAAAGAGTGTTCAAGTGAAAAATCTCATTTGACAAactcttttcaataacaGAAGCTTTGCAACCGACAAAGCACCCTTATTGACCACTGGGCCGACGCATTTGACAAGACGAGGGACCAGCGTAACGAACCTttataatttcaattcgtTTCAACTATGAGATCGACATTACTATCCAATCTCATATCACGCCGGAGCATATCTCTAAATACGAGACCCAAAACTCCGATAAAATTAGGACAACCAACTTACGAAACAAGACCTCATATTATACCTAAACCTGGGAATCTTACACCTGGTATATCAGCACttgaatattttcaaagaagGTTGAAACTAGCGTCTACACTACCTGACAAGTCCTTGGCTATTATTATTGGGAATACCACAAAATTTAGTTCCGGTAGTGTGTTTTatgattttcaacaagacaATGACTTTTATTATTTAACTGGTTGGTTAGAGCCTGATTCTATTATGGTCTTGGAGAAAAAGGGGACTAAAGGGGATGATGACGTTGTGCTACACATGTTGGTTCCACCAAAGAATCAACAACGAGAATTATGGGAAGGCGCCAAGACTGGATTGGATGGtgcatttgaatttttcaatgctgattgtgttgaagatgttaGCAAAGCATCCACTTATATCAAATCACTTGTGAAATCtgcaaatacaattttttatGATAACAAGTACGATggcaaattgaaatcaaattcaccaTTTAGCctgtttttcaattttggtggTGATAAATCAGTTGGTTTAAATGATGTCATATTGAATTCGGGTAAACCCATTAACCCGTTGACTCAAAGAATTGCTTCTTTGAGAAAAGTCAAATCACCAGCTGAAATAGAAGTTATGCATGCAGCCGGACAAATCTCAAGTCGAGCAATTAATAAAGCCATTGGCCAAGTTGGATCAAAGGACCCAATTGCTACAGAGAAAACGTTGGCCAAGTACTTGGAATATCAATTTGTAAGAGGGGGTTGCGATAAACAAGCATATATCCCCGTCGTTGCCAGTGGATCAAATGCATTGACCATCCACTACACGAGGAACgatgatttgttgtatCGAGATGAAttggtttttgttgatgccGGAGGAAAACTCGGTGGATATTGTGCTGATATTTCAAGAACGTGgccaaattcaacaaaaggGTTTAGTGAGCCTCAAAGGGATCTATATGAAGCTGTATTgaatacaaacaaaaagtGTATTGAATTGTGTAACGAGAGCTTGAGTTATTCCCTACATGATATTCACGAATACTCAGTCACATCATTGAGAAAAGAGTTGCTGAATGTTACTGGATTCCAAAACTTGAGTTTTTCAGATGTGTCAAGGTATCTTTATCCACATTACATCGGTCACCATTTAGGTTTGGATTTGCACGATGTGCCTTCAGTCTCtcgatttgaaaagttaGTAGCAGGAAATGTCATCACCATAGAACCAGGCTTGTATATACCAGAGGATGACAGATGGCCAAAGCATTTTCAAGGGATTGGTGTTAGAGTGGAAGATGATGTGGTGGTTGGAAAAACAAACGACGAGATTATTAATCTTACTAGTGGTTGTGTCAAggaagttgttgatatcgAATCATTAATCAACGGAGGTGTAACTACACCGGGTatagatgatgaattggtaGTATTGGATATTTAATTACATGTACAAGCTACACATAATTAGActatttacaaaaaaagTAGAAATTTAACGAcccaaattcaacaaaagagagTTTTTGGCACCTTCAGCACCACCATCGCCACCATCTCCATTACTTGGTAAATAAGTAATGTTGGGTGAGCCTGCCAATGTACTAGCAATGTCTTTGGAAGCCTCTAACCTTCTAATCATTAATAAACCATCACCCGCCTTGGCTAAAGCTTTTGAAACGACATCGGCAGATTCAGCTTCTCCCTCGGCCCTAATGATACTggctttcttttcttgttctGCTTTTTCAACGAGGTATTTCGATCTTTCTGCATCTTGTTGAGCGATTTGTTTCTGTTCGACAGCTTTGGTAAACTCACGACCAAAGGTCATATGCGTGATAGAAACATCTTCtaattcaatattgaacTCATTAGCTCTTCTTGACAACTCTTGTCTAATTCTTGCTGAAACAACTTCTCTTTGAGTTATCAACTCGGCAGCATCAAATTGAGCGACAATAGCTTTTAATATTTCATTACCTATTGCGGGTAAGACTCTTTCGTCATAATCTAAACCCAAagtttgataaattatGGGCAATCTAGGCACATCTGGTCTGGTCAATACACGCAATGTGATTGACACATTTTGCAAATCTTTTGAGCCAGTGGTGGTTGTAATGACTTTTGGTTTAATTCTTACATCGAATAAAACTGCCTTTTGTAACCAAGGTATGAGGAAGTGGGTTCCCTCACCAATTACCGATTGCTCCACACCTTTTAAACGATCAAAAATGATGGCACGTTTGCCTCCAGGAACATCGTACATGGATGATTGTGCCAATGCAAATGCAACACCAGCAGGTAATGcaatctttgaaatcactTCAGCAATTCTTTGTGacatttgttgttttagTAAAATCGGGGAGGATGATCTATGAGAATGTGAAAGGATAGATTAGTTTCAGCTGATCTTCTTGTCTTGCGGTGAGagattttgtcaattttgcaTTTAAAAGTACACGACCATTTCTCAGTAcctttttttgcaacttaCTTTTGGTAAGCGAAAGCCATTTAAGGTGTCATAAAGGACCGATTGAAATGGTATGTATATAGCATTCTCTAAGTGTAGAGATGATCTGTGTCTGAGGGGGCTGTGATGTCTATTAAACAACCAACGGTGgaatcttgttgttgcaacTCCCGTCACTTACTGGTATATTACTTTTAATGTTATTGAGAACTGTAATAGTAAATGGGTGCTACATTAGCCATAAAAATATAGTTAAAAGATATATAATACAGCAGCTACATATGCGCAAGAGTAGAATAGCATGAGGTTAATCTACTACACCTCTTCTTTAAATGTTATACAGCCAGCAAATCATTCAAGGCGTTTGATTTGGTAAAACATCCATACATACATAATGAAATAAAAAGACAAGCGTGCAGgcaaaattcatcaacagaaaagaaaaaaaccgaaaagaaaaatgacacaacaaatttttaaaattcGTCAAAGTTTATGATACTTTCTGCTTAtccatcaatcaatcaatcataGATCAAACTTTAAAAGTACCACACTTCTACTAAATAAAACATGTCCGCCTCATTAGACAAATCATTAGATGATatcatttcatcatcaaaaaagtCTTTTAAATCTAGAAGACCAAGTGCTAAAATTGGTGGTGCCAGAGGtaatcaaaacaaagttgGGAAGAAGTTAGTTGGAAACAAGACCAAAAAGACTGCCACTTTCAAAAGACCAAATGGTCCAAAACCTGCTGCTGCTACTACTGCcgctgctgctgctgttcCAGCTTTTGATTTGTCTTATGCTACAAAAGTCAATGTAACTGGTTTACCAAAGGATTTGAAGCAAGACAACATTAGGGTATGTTCAATATAATGGGATACAAAaggaggaaaagaaaaaaagtaGATCAAtggagttgttgaatttatGAGAATGCTTTCTGTTTATGGAAAGTGCAGGGTGCTTGCATCTTTGACGATATATTGAGGATGTCCGTGATGATACGCTTTCATTGCCTGTGGGTGTAACGTTTCATTCTCTGTAAAGAAGCCAGTGGATGAATGATAGTTTACCATTCTTTGTTGAGACAATGACACGAGACATCGACTTGAAACCTGCATGTGCGAGCTAGGTATTGCGAGCAAATGCAACCATGGATAGTTTAGAGAACGTAAGTCAAGGGTTTTGCTGGTAAATCTACGACATCGGATAAGTGGTCTATGTGCCATCCCATTGTGCAGAGAGCTATCCACTCAGACTAACTTAAGCCTTCCCTATCAATAATTGTTTAACTTTCATGATGACAAGTTAGGACAGGACTTTGAGGTACTCGTGTACCAATTGTTTCCTGCTAGTCACGTCTACCTATGCAAACTGATTGGAATATGTCTCGAGCGATTTATCTCACAGGGATTAAAATTCGGAGTGCAGCTTCCGTCACTTGACTTCACTTCTATCTTAAAAGGATGCAATCGGATACCTCATTCTGCAGCCATGTCAGGACATACATGGGACCTTCATACCTAATATTTCGGTTCTCATATCTTGGATCAACATGTCtactttctttctctttcatTTTATATATTCATTTTTCTATTTGACTCAAAGACTAACAATTTTAGgaattttttcaatcacaAGTTGGTGGTGTTCAAACCGTGGCCTTAAGTTATAACGAAAGGGGCCAATTCAAAGGTGTTGCCACTGTGATTTTCAGGTCCAACAAGAATGCCGCTTTGGCCGTTGAAAAGTACCATGGTGCTTCTATCGATGGTGGTAAGGGTAAATTAtctttggaattgattatTGATACCACGAAGAAACCACTTGCCGCTAGAATTGCTGCTAAACCAGTGCAAAGAGCACAAGCAGCTAAGGCTATCGAGAATAAGAAGAAATTATTGGTCAAGAAGGCAAAGAAGCCTGCCAAGAAAcctcaacaaaagaagaagactGTTGAGGAATTGGACCAAGAGATGAAGGACTACTTCGACAACTAAGCTTGTTTCATTTGCTCccacaattgaaagttttaTTTACTTTATTGAGTATTTTTGTAATAAAttatttgcttttgtttaattGGCATCAATGTAGATGTATCAGCTTGCTCGTCAATTGACAACGATTTATGGCAAACGATACTCGTTTGTTCAAAAGGTCTTTTTTCGCAACTGCGTGGTTTCGCAGTGTGGATCTGTCACTGGATTCATTTTGTTGCTGGccaaaaataaatttctttgaCGATGGTTGGATCACGAAAAGTCAAATGAGTTGCTGATAATAAAATAGAAGTGGAAATCGCTTTAAAGAGATGGAATAAGAGAATGATCGGACTTTGGTCACAGtataaaaaaataacacATAAAAAGAATTAAAATAATTCCAAAAGATAATACGAGCAGCCACCACAATCACATAGCATCTCTTTCCAAATAATAACTTGACATCAATTAGTAGCCATCACGACTGCTTCTAATCcttttgaatcaaataaaATCACCACCTTTTAGCAAATGCAAAATGTAGTCCTTTACATTCGTTTAATGTAATCCAATAACAATCCAAAAATCAGCttgataaaaaaaaattaaatgtTTATGCATTCACATTCACAAACCAGCCGGATAACCTTTTAACAGCATTGGTCAAGTTCATAGATTGTATAAATTTCATAACTTCAAcataatttttttatccttttattttattattttgtatCTTTTTGTTAATTTGGGTCTTTTCATCCTATGTTTCTTTACCTTTTACATTacaatttctttcaacCGATGATATCATGGCTTCATGTTTGAGGGGGAGATTGAAGATCAGAAGAAAAAGTAAAACGCAACTCTAACTGCAGTCGGGAGGAGGATGACATGGATAACTCCGGGTGTTGTCTCTTACCGGTGGGACGTCAGTTTTTCCTCGTTTGTATGATACAAACCTGACTAGCTTACAGAGAGCGTAAAGTTTCAGTTCTTGACTTCAGTTCTCCTATTATCAATCATGCCACTTCATTTGGAACTTGTGTTTGCTAAGTGGTTTTTGCCAATTGATCCATGTTCTTATTCAGTGGTCCAGCATGGCTTCAAATTAGTGAATAAATATGACCCATTTattaccaatttcaatgaatcttcaccatcatctCATAAGCCCGAACATCACATTTGTTCTAGATTCTTGTTTgtaaattctttttcttttttctctcttttgcaaccaagCGAGGAAGGATCCGTTGAATGTTGCACAAATTTCACATTAAAGTGGATGTTTTTAGTGATTAATGCGATGATGCCAATTCAACAGAACAAGTTGTAAATTGTACAAAGGTTTGAATTAAGAAGGGTAATTGCTTTATGTAGGAGGAGTTGGCAGTGTACACATGATGATCATAGGTTTCGTTGTATAagaaaaaatcaaaacttaTAATTATAAActcaaagaaaatcaattcGTTTGATTTAACATTCACGTTTTGGAAATTCAAGATGAAGGGTTTTGACTTTCTGGATATTTAAAAAAAGTGCTGACAGCTTAATTGAAACACATATACAATTGACGTCGTATACTTTACACTTCTCATGTCTTAAGTTCCataaattccaaaattgtATAATTTCAGATATATCATTAGAGAAAGATTCATCTCcaaatttttggaaattctGTAataacaagaaaaaaatatggGATTTCAATATCTTATAAAGTCTTGATAGTGGGAAGTTTATCCAAAGCTTGTGGAACGAAAAGATATCAAAAGAGGATTGTTTTATTCCCACTCTGCCAATCCTTTCTCTTTCTACGGCTTTGATTATAGGTTACCAAACTCTCAATGATATCTTCACAATATTAACATAGCCTTCCAAAgtttaaagtttttgatcCTCTAATATTCCATAACTAAGACTCAATGCTAAAGGGTGAAATATGAACACGACTTTTTGGCgagaaaacaattgacgGACCCAGAGGACAAAGAATCAAAGGTGTGTGGTGGAGTGGGGAAAGGAAATTACGTTACTTTATAGCCAAAATACAGCCAGATTTACCCTATACACCATTGGGCTCCACTATAAACAGGGCTGAATACATTGGCTATAATTTTCATTTCTAACGAAAAGGGTTTACATCTAGCCAAACATGTAATTCAAAACGTGCAACtggaaattgttgttgttgctattgttgttatAGTAGTAGTGGATGTCgatctttttcaattggttgatcGCATGTTTCTCTCTAACCTGTCAATCCAGtgcatttgttgatgtcgttaaaaaaaatagaaccatgaaacaaaaaaggcAGAAGAAAAACTTTAAGcgagagagagagagagagagaaaacACGTCAAGCAGAGGGAGAAACAAAGAGAGAAACTTTTGGTCCCCAGGTCAAACTAACTCAAGTTATACCCCGTCTGCTATTCTCAACATAGATACCACCTACCATTTACCATGCCTAATTTGGAATTTATAATCACAGCTGAGTTTCACATTGATAAGGGTCCATCTTTAATGTACCAATATCCTCACGAGATTCCCGGGTTGAAAAGCTTGTATTTCTTACCAGAATTGATGTTACCGGACCAAATACATAAACGAAATGAAGATTATACACTTTTTCTACTATATAGAAACATGGTTACTGGGGATTTCCAATATTTATACAACAAGAATTCATGTGAACCAGATCCATATTATTTGTACACTatagttttgaatttgcacaatgatgaatataaaCGGGGATCTCAGGTGAAGAGTTTGTCGATAATTACTAAGATCCCCTAtttcaagaatttcaaaccggtattgatgatttgctTAGACTTGTATTTCAGCAATAAcaattttgatgttgtgaAGGAGCTTTATCGCagtttgaatgaaaaagattttagTATGAGCCATGATCCATCAGACACAGCGGGAGGTGGTAGTGATCTCAGTATTGTCAAGAAGATACTAATTTCAAGCATATTGGATCTACCCATAAATGACAAGATATATTACGATGAAAATTTTAGAAATAAAGTACTTGGTATTGGCAAGAATAGAATCCCCAACGATACTTTATTCATTAGAAAAGATTTGAGTTTTAATTCGATTgtcaacttcaacaaaatgaacATCCCCATTAAAGTACCATTATTAAACTTACCCGATACTATTGGAGACTATTTAAACCCGACAGACTTGAACTTCAAGCCCAATTTAATTAATATCCTAAACTCCAAGTTATCTGGGGAACTATTGAATAGTGAAATGACAATTTATGGACTTCAAACACCACCCATTATCATTATAATTAACGCAGTGTTGACGGggaaaaaaatattgttACTTAGTTATGAAAATAGTTCAGGTTATATCATTGATCATATacttttaattttgaaaattgtcaCAGGTGGTGGTATATTGAGTGGgattttgacaaattatAATGTGTTTCCCATCATTGATGTGTCCAAAATTGACTTATTAGAACAATGTGAGAGTTTTATTGCCGGTACAATAAACCCCTTTTTCAAACACAATGATAAATTATGGGATCTCATGtatgatttggattcaaaCGAGTTGATTATAAGTTCCAATATTGCTGATTCTTCGTCAGCAAATGCCAGTTCAGAATTCAAAAACTCCATCATTTCAGAAGATGCAAGATTCTTGTCAAGTTTGCAATTATCCATTTTCAACTATAATGATGACTTAACTACAATTCAATTAATATTTCGTCGTCATatcaatgaaattgttcGGATTTTACTAAGCTCCAAAAACTTTAACAGTAATTTGTTCCCCAGCAATAAAGATTTGATACTTTTGCTAGATGGAATTGGATATTTCTGGTCAAGTgatacaacaaaattgttggaaatgtCCTGTTATCAATTAATTTCCAAGAAGTTTCAAGATTTATTATATAATGGGAAATTAACCTATAACCTTCTTCTACCGAATTTGTCCAATGAATTGAACCTCATGATTGATTTACATTATCATTTACAAAGTTTGAGCAACATCTCAGTAGTTAATGCCAATTCGAAAATTAATGAACGTGAAGTTTGGTTTaatattttgaagtttttgatATCAGGTAAAtctttggaaatttttttattaacGACTTATTTGATCCCACCAAGTAGTTCAACTAGTTTACAAAGCTCCTCGGCCCATGGGGGCAGCTTAACcatatttgataaaaacaAAGGAATCGAATTACTTTtgatcaatcttttcaattacGATGATCAAATAAAGTCAAATGTTATAATGATTTTACAAGAATTACAAGATAATTTCTTATGTGGCTGGTGCcttgaattgtttttgaaaagtaatACAGTCTACGAGATTGCTTTTAATGACTTGATTAACGAATAATCTCAGAAGACTTGGTTTTATTCACTTCTTATATATATGTACATGTGCAGAATTCATATTTACAAACTCTTTCCTATTTCCTCTCATCACAACTCACTTGATCACTTTATCCTCTGGTGCAGGTGAATAATACTGAGCTTCTTTCTCCTTGTCATCGGGCCAATACTTTTGCTTCAAGATATTGTACAAACTTAATCGATCGCCTGGTCTTCTTGTACTATAGGCAAACCCACTACCAATATATTTACTTTGTCttccttcatcatcatagTTTAGGTTTGGGTTGTTTTCAGGAAATCCAGGCCTCTTGACACTAATATTAAATTCATTGTCTGAGTTATTAACATCGGAATCATTTTCTAATTTGTGACGTTGCTCCTTCTTGTATGCAATATGCTTCTTCCCTGTGATGAATAGAGCAATGGCGATGGATGCAAAAAGTGCATATCTTCGAAGA is a genomic window containing:
- a CDS encoding Ulp1 SUMO deconjugation enzyme; the protein is MASIAWREHKGFCIDPDYAPSKQTITTNGIDSLPWHKYIEKENVDEEFNTLSPQDTTPNKKLTKSEKRELRQTKKINVQRRKQMQRQMELDSSNTAIEATFKPYLAKQELNQIYNKIIAKKPTAKGTALDFKVAQCHSISVYKSDLEHILPGEWFNDNNISFIFELIKETFINSGQCRPFTNQVQLLFPSVVQLVQHFPASDIENLLPMDDLKKSRFIFLPINMIEEPLEELDLETANNGDHWVLGILSLLDEKLYIYDSMKIDDDVKGDSQLQNLCKKLESCSNLVRGKIKIVSLNCDQQRNFDDCGVFVVMITCYLVNQFCFEEEISLDLSHIKFNPLDARLSLMKLVSKFIS
- a CDS encoding Icp55 protein (S. cerevisiae homolog ICP55 has aminopeptidase activity, has role in protein maturation by peptide bond cleavage, protein stabilization and localizes to extrinsic to mitochondrial inner membrane, nucleus) codes for the protein MRSTLLSNLISRRSISLNTRPKTPIKLGQPTYETRPHIIPKPGNLTPGISALEYFQRRLKLASTLPDKSLAIIIGNTTKFSSGSVFYDFQQDNDFYYLTGWLEPDSIMVLEKKGTKGDDDVVLHMLVPPKNQQRELWEGAKTGLDGAFEFFNADCVEDVSKASTYIKSLVKSANTIFYDNKYDGKLKSNSPFSSFFNFGGDKSVGLNDVILNSGKPINPLTQRIASLRKVKSPAEIEVMHAAGQISSRAINKAIGQVGSKDPIATEKTLAKYLEYQFVRGGCDKQAYIPVVASGSNALTIHYTRNDDLLYRDELVFVDAGGKLGGYCADISRTWPNSTKGFSEPQRDLYEAVLNTNKKCIELCNESLSYSLHDIHEYSVTSLRKELSNVTGFQNLSFSDVSRYLYPHYIGHHLGLDLHDVPSVSRFEKLVAGNVITIEPGLYIPEDDRWPKHFQGIGVRVEDDVVVGKTNDEIINLTSGCVKEVVDIESLINGGVTTPGIDDELVVLDI
- a CDS encoding Phb1 prohibitin yields the protein MSQRIAEVISKIALPAGVAFALAQSSMYDVPGGKRAIIFDRLKGVEQSVIGEGTHFLIPWLQKAVLFDVRIKPKVITTTTGSKDLQNVSITLRVLTRPDVPRLPIIYQTLGLDYDERVLPAIGNEILKAIVAQFDAAELITQREVVSARIRQELSRRANEFNIELEDVSITHMTFGREFTKAVEQKQIAQQDAERSKYLVEKAEQEKKASIIRAEGEAESADVVSKALAKAGDGLLMIRRLEASKDIASTLAGSPNITYLPSNGDGGDGGAEGAKNSLLLNLGR
- a CDS encoding Yra1 protein (S. cerevisiae homolog YRA1 has RNA binding, has role in mRNA export from nucleus, transcription-coupled nucleotide-excision repair and localizes to transcription export complex) — translated: MSASLDKSLDDIISSSKKSFKSRRPSAKIGGARGNQNKVGKKLVGNKTKKTATFKRPNGPKPAAATTAAAAAVPAFDLSYATKVNVTGLPKDLKQDNIREFFQSQVGGVQTVALSYNERGQFKGVATVIFRSNKNAALAVEKYHGASIDGGKGKLSLELIIDTTKKPLAARIAAKPVQRAQAAKAIENKKKLLVKKAKKPAKKPQQKKKTVEELDQEMKDYFDN
- a CDS encoding Mea1 protein (protein similar to A. nidulans MesA, which is involved in localization of actin cables), yielding MPNLEFIITAEFHIDKGPSLMYQYPHEIPGLKSLYFLPELMLPDQIHKRNEDYTLFLLYRNMVTGDFQYLYNKNSCEPDPYYLYTIVLNLHNDEYKRGSQVKSLSIITKIPYFKNFKPVLMICLDLYFSNNNFDVVKELYRSLNEKDFSMSHDPSDTAGGGSDLSIVKKILISSILDLPINDKIYYDENFRNKVLGIGKNRIPNDTLFIRKDLSFNSIVNFNKMNIPIKVPLLNLPDTIGDYLNPTDLNFKPNLINILNSKLSGELLNSEMTIYGLQTPPIIIIINAVLTGKKILLLSYENSSGYIIDHILLILKIVTGGGILSGILTNYNVFPIIDVSKIDLLEQCESFIAGTINPFFKHNDKLWDLMYDLDSNELIISSNIADSSSANASSEFKNSIISEDARFLSSLQLSIFNYNDDLTTIQLIFRRHINEIVRILLSSKNFNSNLFPSNKDLILLLDGIGYFWSSDTTKLLEMSCYQLISKKFQDLLYNGKLTYNLLLPNLSNELNLMIDLHYHLQSLSNISVVNANSKINEREVWFNILKFLISGKSLEIFLLTTYLIPPSSSTSLQSSSAHGGSLTIFDKNKGIELLLINLFNYDDQIKSNVIMILQELQDNFLCGWCLELFLKSNTVYEIAFNDLINE